From a single Serratia surfactantfaciens genomic region:
- a CDS encoding cyanate transporter, with protein MLNHSVNSPSPRRWFNPLLLALVLIGLNMRPLLTSIGPLLPTLRQATGLSFGGAALLTTLPVLMMGLMALAGGAINRLFSERSAVTLSLLAIGLGALWRELAPGSVQLLMSAVLGGLGIGVIQAVMPGIIKHHFLKSMALVAGLWSAALMGGGGLGAAITPWLMSTGRDWHSALAWWALPALVALLAWWPVSRGLSRLGAAGEHRGPSLLRNRRAWLLGAYFGLINGGYTSLIAWLPPYYMQLGWQPQASGSLLALMTFGQVMGALLLPALARNHDRRPLLLLALMMQLIGFIGLIYLPQTLPWLWVLVSGLGLGGAFPLCLVLALDHLHQPAAAGRLVAFMQGVGFLLAGVTPYLSGLLRDYSGGFVLDWQIHALLVVVLIAITWRFHPHSYRRAFAE; from the coding sequence GTGTTAAATCATTCTGTTAATTCACCTTCTCCACGTCGCTGGTTCAACCCCCTGTTGCTGGCGCTGGTGTTGATCGGCCTGAACATGCGGCCGCTGTTGACCTCGATCGGCCCGTTGCTGCCGACGCTGCGCCAGGCCACCGGGCTGAGCTTTGGCGGCGCGGCGCTGTTGACCACGCTGCCGGTGCTGATGATGGGGCTGATGGCGCTGGCGGGCGGCGCCATCAATCGGCTGTTCAGCGAACGCAGCGCCGTGACGTTGAGCCTGCTGGCGATCGGGCTGGGCGCGCTTTGGCGCGAACTGGCCCCCGGCAGCGTGCAACTGTTAATGAGCGCGGTGCTGGGCGGGCTCGGCATCGGGGTGATCCAGGCGGTGATGCCCGGCATCATCAAGCATCACTTCCTCAAAAGCATGGCGCTGGTGGCCGGGCTGTGGTCGGCGGCGCTGATGGGGGGCGGCGGTCTGGGGGCGGCGATCACCCCATGGCTGATGAGTACGGGGCGCGACTGGCACAGTGCGCTGGCCTGGTGGGCGTTGCCGGCCCTGGTGGCGCTGCTGGCCTGGTGGCCGGTCAGCCGCGGGCTGTCTCGCCTGGGCGCGGCGGGAGAACACCGCGGCCCAAGCCTGCTGCGCAACCGGCGCGCCTGGCTGCTCGGTGCCTATTTCGGCCTGATCAACGGCGGCTATACCAGCCTGATCGCCTGGCTGCCGCCGTATTACATGCAGCTCGGCTGGCAGCCGCAGGCCAGCGGTTCGCTGCTGGCGCTGATGACCTTCGGCCAGGTGATGGGCGCGCTGCTGCTGCCGGCGCTGGCGCGCAATCATGACCGGCGGCCGCTGCTGTTGCTGGCCTTGATGATGCAACTGATCGGCTTTATCGGTCTGATTTACCTGCCGCAGACGCTGCCGTGGCTGTGGGTGTTGGTTTCCGGGCTGGGGCTGGGCGGCGCGTTCCCGCTGTGCCTGGTGCTGGCGCTCGATCACCTGCACCAGCCGGCGGCGGCCGGGCGGCTGGTGGCCTTTATGCAGGGCGTCGGTTTTCTGCTGGCGGGCGTGACGCCCTACCTCTCCGGCCTGCTGCGCGACTACAGCGGCGGCTTCGTGCTGGACTGGCAGATCCACGCGCTGCTGGTGGTGGTGCTGATCGCCATCACCTGGCGCTTCCACCCGCACAGCTACCGGCGGGCGTTCGCCGAATAA
- a CDS encoding restriction endonuclease subunit S, which yields MVPDGWKRAPLKTVAEVRSGVAKGKSGLRDPIAVPYLRVANVQDGHINLDEVKEIEIESHQLERYALKFGDVLMNEGGDFDKLGRGDVWLAQITPCLHQNHVFAVRPMPEKVDSFFLAALAASSYGKKYFLSCAKRSTNLASINSSQLKEFPVLIPPLPEQKKIAQILSTWDKAITTTEQLLTNSQQQKKAILQQLLTGKKRFLNFSREWKEVPLGKLFCRVMKKNSGCSTNVVTISGQQGLIRQDEFFKKTIASDILDDYFLIKKGQFAYNKSYSIGYPMGAIKRLNRYEHGVVTTLYICFELSDLDNADSDYFEHYFESGMLNRGLTKIAHEGGRAHGLLNVKPSDFFSLSVFLPPIDEQKKIARALTIADCEITTLQQKLSYLKQEKKALMQQLLTGKLRVKTEAA from the coding sequence ATGGTGCCTGATGGATGGAAGAGAGCGCCACTTAAAACAGTTGCGGAAGTAAGGTCTGGTGTAGCAAAAGGTAAATCAGGGCTGAGAGATCCAATTGCAGTGCCATATCTAAGAGTTGCTAATGTTCAAGATGGGCATATCAACCTCGATGAGGTGAAGGAGATTGAAATCGAGAGTCATCAGCTTGAGCGTTACGCACTCAAGTTTGGTGATGTTCTTATGAATGAAGGTGGAGACTTTGACAAGTTAGGCAGGGGCGATGTTTGGTTAGCACAAATTACACCTTGCTTACATCAGAATCATGTTTTCGCAGTAAGGCCAATGCCGGAGAAAGTAGACTCATTTTTCCTCGCTGCTTTAGCTGCAAGTAGCTATGGAAAAAAATATTTTCTTAGCTGTGCAAAGCGGAGTACTAATTTAGCAAGTATTAATTCTTCGCAACTAAAAGAATTCCCCGTACTTATTCCACCACTTCCGGAGCAAAAGAAAATCGCCCAGATCCTTTCTACCTGGGATAAGGCGATCACAACAACTGAGCAACTGCTTACCAATAGCCAACAGCAGAAAAAAGCAATTTTGCAACAATTGCTTACTGGTAAGAAACGTTTTTTGAATTTTAGCAGAGAGTGGAAAGAAGTCCCTTTAGGAAAGCTTTTTTGTCGTGTGATGAAAAAGAATTCTGGATGCAGTACCAATGTCGTCACAATATCTGGACAACAAGGTTTGATACGGCAGGATGAATTTTTTAAAAAAACTATAGCCTCAGATATATTGGATGATTACTTCTTGATAAAGAAAGGTCAATTTGCATATAACAAGAGCTACTCAATCGGCTATCCCATGGGGGCTATCAAGAGGCTTAATCGTTACGAGCACGGTGTTGTTACGACATTATATATCTGCTTTGAACTAAGTGATCTTGATAATGCAGATAGTGACTATTTTGAACATTATTTTGAATCAGGGATGCTGAATAGAGGGTTAACAAAAATTGCCCACGAAGGAGGTAGGGCACATGGGTTATTAAATGTTAAACCGTCTGATTTCTTTTCTTTGAGTGTTTTTTTGCCTCCAATTGATGAGCAAAAAAAAATAGCTAGAGCTTTAACCATAGCAGATTGTGAAATTACAACCCTGCAACAAAAACTCAGCTACTTAAAACAAGAAAAAAAAGCCCTGATGCAGCAACTGCTTACCGGTAAACTCCGAGTGAAAACGGAGGCCGCATGA
- a CDS encoding virulence RhuM family protein: MTDKLLPQPPAGEFLLFQSEDGRARVECRFQSDTLWLTQASMAELYDKDVRTINEHLINIFSEGELGQNSTIRKFRIVRQEGKRQVSREIEHYSLEAILAVGYRVRSVRGTQFRQWATQTLQEYLIKGFVMDDERLKNPPVGSSVVPDYFDEMLERIRDIRASERRVYLRVREIFALAADYQPSLKETTLFFQTIQNKLHFACTGHTAAELIHQRADASQPYMGLTSYKGNDVRKGDVTVAKNYLIQKEVSELNRVVNMWLDYAEDQALRRQQVFLQDWQEKLDQFLRFNDRNVLQGAGTVSKKIADEKAQGEYARFAEQRRLLKEAEGEKDITELLHWKADKDKGTS; this comes from the coding sequence ATGACGGATAAACTCTTACCTCAACCACCAGCAGGTGAATTCCTGCTGTTCCAAAGCGAGGATGGTCGCGCACGCGTTGAGTGTCGCTTTCAGTCAGACACTCTTTGGCTCACCCAGGCATCCATGGCTGAGCTATACGATAAGGATGTTCGTACCATCAACGAGCATCTGATCAACATTTTTTCCGAAGGTGAACTTGGTCAAAATTCAACTATCCGGAAATTCCGGATAGTTCGCCAGGAAGGAAAACGTCAGGTTTCCAGAGAGATAGAGCACTACAGCCTCGAAGCCATATTGGCCGTAGGCTATCGTGTTCGCTCAGTTCGGGGGACTCAGTTCCGCCAGTGGGCCACGCAAACCCTACAGGAATATCTGATTAAAGGGTTTGTGATGGATGACGAGCGGCTGAAGAATCCGCCCGTTGGCTCTTCTGTGGTGCCCGACTACTTTGACGAGATGCTGGAACGTATCCGCGATATTCGAGCCAGCGAGCGGCGCGTCTATCTGCGTGTGCGGGAGATTTTCGCGCTGGCTGCTGACTACCAACCATCTCTGAAAGAGACTACCCTTTTCTTTCAGACCATCCAGAACAAGTTGCACTTTGCCTGCACCGGGCATACAGCTGCTGAGCTGATCCACCAGCGGGCAGATGCCAGCCAGCCTTATATGGGGCTCACCAGCTATAAAGGCAATGACGTGCGAAAAGGCGATGTCACGGTTGCTAAGAATTACCTGATCCAAAAAGAGGTCAGTGAGCTGAACCGTGTGGTGAATATGTGGCTGGACTATGCCGAAGATCAGGCATTGCGTCGCCAGCAGGTCTTTTTGCAGGACTGGCAGGAGAAGTTGGATCAGTTCTTGCGGTTCAACGACCGTAATGTGCTCCAGGGCGCGGGCACTGTCAGTAAGAAAATAGCGGATGAAAAAGCTCAGGGTGAATATGCACGATTTGCAGAGCAGCGGCGTTTGTTAAAAGAGGCCGAGGGTGAGAAGGATATTACCGAGCTACTGCACTGGAAAGCCGACAAAGATAAGGGAACATCATGA
- a CDS encoding LysR family transcriptional regulator: MNRYPMFNPQLLLSFVAVCDSNSFTRAAERVFLSQSTVSQQVRRLEEMLGKPLFERSSHQVLLTEEGVKLLSYARRIIALNEEAHDALTGIWRDGVLRIGMPEDFAVPTTELLAEFSREHPHLRLDVASGLSADLHSAYAREELDLILVKQRRQQPPRAARPEPLLWLDSLAFPAIEQSPVPLAVFPLNGLYRDELCQALDNLGKRWRIGYSSASLAALTAASAAGLGVTLLPAGCRLPTHRVLGAAEGLPPIDSFELALYYRDGAPAATLALAQRLTVFCGLK, translated from the coding sequence ATGAATCGCTACCCGATGTTCAATCCGCAGCTGCTGCTCAGCTTCGTCGCCGTGTGCGACAGCAACAGCTTCACCCGCGCCGCAGAGCGGGTGTTTTTGTCGCAGTCCACCGTCAGCCAGCAGGTGCGTCGGCTGGAAGAGATGTTGGGCAAACCGTTGTTTGAACGCTCCTCGCATCAGGTGCTGCTGACTGAAGAAGGCGTCAAGTTGTTAAGCTACGCGCGCCGCATCATCGCGCTGAATGAAGAAGCCCACGACGCGCTGACCGGCATCTGGCGCGACGGCGTGCTACGGATCGGCATGCCGGAAGATTTCGCCGTGCCCACCACCGAGCTGCTGGCGGAATTCAGCCGCGAGCACCCGCACCTGCGGCTGGACGTAGCCAGCGGCCTGAGCGCCGATCTGCACAGCGCCTACGCACGTGAAGAGCTGGATCTGATCCTGGTGAAGCAGCGCCGCCAGCAACCGCCGCGCGCCGCGCGGCCGGAACCGCTGCTGTGGCTGGACAGCCTGGCCTTTCCGGCTATCGAGCAATCGCCGGTGCCGCTGGCGGTATTTCCACTCAACGGCCTGTACCGCGACGAGCTGTGCCAGGCGCTGGACAACCTCGGCAAACGCTGGCGTATCGGTTACAGCAGCGCCAGCCTGGCGGCGCTGACCGCCGCTTCCGCCGCCGGGCTGGGCGTCACCCTGCTGCCGGCCGGCTGCCGTCTGCCCACGCACCGGGTGCTGGGCGCGGCCGAAGGATTGCCGCCGATAGACAGCTTCGAACTGGCGCTCTACTACCGCGACGGCGCCCCCGCCGCCACGCTGGCACTGGCCCAGCGACTGACGGTGTTTTGCGGGTTGAAGTGA
- a CDS encoding nucleotidyltransferase domain-containing protein, translating into MHDPMLELLFSEYRRKVLSLLFIEPGRAFHVREIARRTATQAGTLHKELSRLAEGGILLRQRQGNQICYQANVDCLIFPELAAIFRKACGPVERLRQTLAEFGAAIERAFIFGSVASGKATAASDIDVLIVGKLSFSQVIQAIYPLQETLGREINPKFYSPEEWRAALAENSAFIQDIMQKPQLWIAGDKDDAGQSGRAGTGGDNA; encoded by the coding sequence ATGCACGATCCGATGCTCGAACTGCTGTTCAGCGAATACCGTAGAAAAGTGCTAAGCCTGCTGTTTATTGAGCCCGGGCGAGCGTTTCACGTGCGGGAAATTGCGCGGCGTACCGCAACTCAGGCCGGTACTTTACATAAAGAGTTGAGCAGGCTGGCTGAGGGGGGCATTTTGCTCAGGCAGCGGCAGGGCAATCAAATTTGCTATCAGGCCAACGTTGATTGCCTGATTTTCCCAGAGCTGGCGGCTATTTTCCGCAAGGCTTGCGGGCCAGTGGAGCGCTTAAGGCAGACATTGGCAGAGTTTGGTGCAGCTATTGAACGGGCCTTTATTTTTGGTTCAGTCGCCAGTGGCAAAGCGACGGCGGCCAGCGATATCGATGTGTTGATCGTTGGCAAACTGTCTTTTTCGCAGGTGATTCAGGCTATTTATCCGCTGCAGGAAACGCTGGGACGGGAAATTAACCCCAAATTTTACTCGCCGGAAGAGTGGCGGGCGGCTTTGGCCGAGAACTCCGCGTTTATACAGGACATTATGCAGAAACCCCAACTCTGGATTGCGGGAGACAAGGATGACGCTGGACAATCTGGTCGGGCTGGGACTGGAGGTGATAACGCCTGA
- a CDS encoding restriction endonuclease subunit S: MPTSLKQLGQIAGIRSGHTLRGAITPDPEGDVRLLQIKDLDQDWQFDHKVLSTVVWEQRIAPPFLELGEIVVAARGNRNLAVVYRGEVPVVATSQFLIVSLRRQEREIVPEYLCWLLNHPMIQQEFHRSGTNIQLITKSALLDVAIPVPPLETQLQLIELQRVWQTEDQLINKLQKNRHQLELGILQKLLKD; the protein is encoded by the coding sequence ATGCCAACATCTTTAAAACAGTTAGGCCAAATTGCAGGCATCCGTTCAGGCCACACTCTGAGGGGAGCAATCACGCCTGATCCTGAAGGAGATGTACGTCTGTTACAGATTAAAGACCTCGATCAGGACTGGCAGTTCGATCACAAAGTACTATCTACTGTTGTATGGGAACAACGAATCGCTCCCCCATTTCTTGAACTGGGGGAGATTGTCGTTGCGGCCAGAGGGAATCGTAATCTGGCAGTTGTCTATCGTGGCGAGGTTCCTGTGGTTGCTACCAGCCAGTTCCTGATTGTTAGCCTCAGAAGACAAGAGCGTGAGATTGTCCCCGAATACCTGTGCTGGCTGTTAAACCATCCGATGATTCAGCAAGAGTTTCATCGGAGTGGTACCAATATTCAGTTAATAACTAAATCAGCGCTGCTGGATGTCGCTATCCCGGTTCCACCTCTTGAAACTCAATTACAGCTTATCGAGCTCCAACGTGTATGGCAGACAGAAGATCAACTTATCAATAAGTTACAGAAAAATCGCCATCAGCTTGAGCTTGGTATTTTGCAAAAACTACTTAAGGATTAA
- a CDS encoding type I restriction-modification system subunit M, translating into MSNMIDQDRINRVLWGVCDTFRGTISPDTYKDFILTMLFLKYISDVWQDHYDGYKAQYGDEPELIEEMMKNERFVLPRNASFYALYARRNEPGNGERIDQALHAIEEANGTKLKDGGKSVFQDISFNTDKLGEEKQKNSILKQLLEDFTDPELNLKPSRVGGLDVIGNAYEYLIGRFAANSGQKAGEYYTPPEVSDLLAALLDPQPGESICDPTCGSASLLMKCGKWVAQQHHSKNYELYGQEAIGSTWSLAKMNMFLHGEDNHKIEWGDTIRNPKLLDKNANLMLFDVVTANPPFSLEKWGIDDVSDDHFGRFRRGLPPKAKGDYAFILHMIETMKPKTGRMGVVVPHGVLFRGSSEGRIRQKLIEENLLDAVIGLPEKLFFGTGIPAAILIFKKHKVDDNVLFIDASSEFKPGKNQNQLSAGNIAKIVKTYRTGDNVDKYSYLASLQEIRENDYNLNIPRYVDTFEEEKEIDLVMVRAERDQLKTQLVELEVEMAKYLEELGYGA; encoded by the coding sequence ATGAGCAATATGATCGATCAAGACCGCATCAACCGCGTGCTATGGGGCGTATGTGACACTTTCCGTGGCACCATCAGTCCTGATACTTACAAAGATTTTATTCTTACTATGCTGTTTCTGAAGTACATCTCGGATGTCTGGCAGGATCACTATGATGGCTACAAAGCCCAGTATGGCGATGAACCAGAACTGATTGAAGAGATGATGAAGAATGAACGCTTTGTGCTTCCGCGCAATGCCAGCTTTTATGCACTTTATGCTCGTCGCAATGAGCCAGGTAACGGGGAGCGCATCGACCAGGCATTGCACGCAATCGAAGAAGCCAATGGAACTAAGCTGAAAGATGGCGGGAAAAGCGTGTTCCAGGACATTTCTTTTAACACTGACAAGTTGGGCGAAGAAAAACAAAAGAACTCTATTCTTAAGCAGTTGCTTGAAGACTTTACTGACCCTGAGTTGAATTTAAAACCAAGCCGCGTTGGCGGTCTGGATGTAATTGGTAATGCTTACGAATACTTAATCGGTAGATTCGCTGCTAACAGCGGCCAAAAAGCGGGCGAGTACTACACACCACCAGAAGTGTCAGATCTGCTCGCTGCATTGCTTGACCCACAGCCAGGGGAATCTATCTGCGATCCAACCTGTGGTTCTGCTTCACTACTGATGAAGTGTGGTAAGTGGGTGGCTCAACAGCACCATAGCAAGAACTATGAGCTTTACGGGCAGGAAGCGATTGGTTCAACCTGGTCGCTGGCTAAAATGAACATGTTCCTGCACGGCGAGGATAACCATAAAATCGAGTGGGGTGACACGATCCGCAACCCCAAATTGCTCGATAAAAATGCCAATCTGATGCTGTTTGATGTGGTTACCGCTAACCCACCTTTCTCACTGGAGAAGTGGGGAATTGATGATGTATCTGATGATCACTTTGGTCGGTTCCGCCGCGGTCTGCCGCCTAAGGCTAAGGGCGACTATGCGTTTATCCTGCATATGATCGAAACTATGAAGCCGAAAACTGGACGCATGGGCGTTGTGGTTCCCCACGGTGTACTATTCCGTGGTTCTAGCGAAGGTAGAATCCGTCAGAAGCTGATAGAGGAGAATCTATTGGATGCTGTGATTGGGTTACCGGAAAAGCTTTTTTTTGGCACAGGTATTCCCGCAGCGATTCTGATCTTCAAAAAGCACAAGGTTGACGATAACGTGCTGTTTATCGATGCCAGCAGTGAGTTTAAACCGGGTAAAAATCAGAACCAGCTGAGCGCAGGTAATATTGCCAAAATAGTAAAAACCTACCGCACTGGCGATAATGTTGACAAATATTCTTATCTCGCTAGCCTGCAAGAGATTCGCGAAAACGACTACAACCTGAACATTCCCCGCTATGTCGATACTTTCGAAGAAGAAAAAGAGATCGATCTGGTAATGGTGCGTGCTGAACGTGATCAGCTTAAAACACAGTTGGTTGAGCTGGAAGTTGAAATGGCTAAATATCTGGAGGAACTAGGTTATGGTGCCTGA
- a CDS encoding esterase-like activity of phytase family protein, with amino-acid sequence MHNTKTRLALLVGCMALSANLWAEAQPVQATLAGHALLPVKSAVSTPKDAPSDLQQSGKYTSGKRVTELGSVAGKSADRLTGLGLPINGQPLQGHSGIKHMTDGTYWVLTDNGFGSKANSPDAMLYLNHYKIDFKDGTVAPLKTVFLHDPDKKVPFHIINESTEKRYLTGSDFDPESFQFADDALWIGEEFGPYLIKADLNGKVLAVFDTQVDGKVVKSPDNPTLTLPGAPDGKQNFQVARSKGFEGMAASPDGSKLYPLLEGALWDGEQFENVGGKRYLRVLEFDVKRQAWTGRSWQYVLEDNQNAIGDFNMIDATHGLVIERDNGEGTPDKACAAGAPTDNCFSLVAKFKRVYKIAFSDANVGKPVEKLGYIDLMNIQDPNKLARKPLNDGVLTFPFFTIENVDVVDANHIIVGNDNNFPFSSSRQPNMADDNEFILLDVKDFLK; translated from the coding sequence ATGCACAACACCAAAACCCGGCTGGCGCTGCTGGTCGGCTGCATGGCGCTGAGCGCCAACCTGTGGGCCGAGGCGCAGCCGGTGCAGGCGACGCTGGCCGGGCATGCGCTGCTGCCGGTAAAATCCGCCGTTTCCACACCGAAGGATGCACCGAGCGATCTGCAACAGAGCGGCAAATACACCAGCGGCAAACGCGTCACCGAGCTGGGCAGCGTGGCGGGCAAATCCGCCGATCGCCTGACCGGCCTCGGCCTGCCGATCAACGGTCAGCCGCTGCAGGGCCACTCCGGCATCAAGCACATGACCGACGGCACCTACTGGGTGCTGACCGACAACGGCTTCGGCAGCAAAGCCAACTCCCCGGATGCCATGCTGTACCTCAACCACTACAAGATCGATTTCAAAGACGGCACGGTTGCGCCGCTGAAGACGGTGTTCCTGCACGATCCGGATAAAAAGGTGCCGTTCCATATCATCAATGAGAGCACCGAGAAGCGCTATCTGACCGGCAGCGATTTCGACCCGGAAAGCTTCCAGTTTGCCGACGATGCCTTGTGGATCGGCGAAGAGTTCGGGCCTTACCTGATCAAGGCCGACCTGAACGGTAAAGTGCTGGCGGTGTTCGACACTCAGGTGGACGGCAAGGTGGTGAAATCGCCGGACAACCCGACGCTGACCCTGCCGGGCGCGCCGGACGGCAAGCAAAACTTCCAGGTGGCGCGCTCCAAGGGCTTTGAAGGCATGGCCGCCTCGCCGGACGGCAGCAAGCTGTACCCGCTGCTGGAAGGGGCGCTGTGGGACGGCGAGCAGTTCGAGAACGTCGGCGGCAAACGCTACCTGCGGGTGCTGGAGTTTGACGTCAAACGGCAGGCCTGGACCGGCCGCAGCTGGCAGTATGTGCTGGAAGACAACCAGAACGCTATCGGCGACTTCAACATGATCGACGCCACCCACGGGTTGGTGATCGAGCGCGACAACGGCGAAGGCACGCCGGACAAAGCCTGCGCCGCCGGTGCGCCGACCGACAACTGCTTCAGCCTGGTGGCCAAGTTCAAGCGGGTATATAAAATCGCCTTCTCGGACGCCAACGTCGGCAAACCGGTCGAAAAACTGGGCTATATCGACCTGATGAACATTCAGGATCCGAACAAGCTGGCGCGCAAGCCGCTGAACGACGGCGTGCTGACCTTCCCGTTCTTCACCATCGAGAACGTGGACGTGGTGGACGCCAACCACATCATCGTCGGCAACGACAACAACTTCCCGTTCTCCTCCAGCCGCCAGCCCAATATGGCGGATGACAACGAGTTCATCCTGCTGGACGTGAAGGATTTCCTGAAGTAG
- a CDS encoding tyrosine-type recombinase/integrase — MPLTDIKVKTAKPMEKAYKLADGGGMYLLVKPNGSKYWRLKYRFAGKEKMLSIGVYPDVSLADAREKRKEARKTLASGGDPGEVKKAEKLSQKLSIANTFGAIAREWHQHKADRWSLRYREEIIDTFEKDIFPHIGKRPIAEIKPMELLETLRRMEKRGALEKMRKVRQRCGEVFRYAIVTGRAEYNPAPDLATALATPKKTNFPFLSVEELPHFLKDLAGYTGSIITKTATQIIMLTGVRTQELRFARWQDIDFEKRLWEVPPEVMKMKRPHIVPLSEQVVNLFLSLKPITGAYSLVFIGRNDRTKPISKESVNQVIELLGYKGRLTGHGFRHTMSTILHEKGYNSAWIETQLAHVDKNAIRGAYNHAQYLDGRREMMQWYADNLESMLDSEMLPRRSFSKSA; from the coding sequence ATGCCACTAACGGACATAAAAGTGAAAACGGCCAAGCCGATGGAGAAAGCCTACAAGTTGGCTGACGGCGGTGGCATGTATCTGCTGGTCAAACCCAATGGCTCAAAGTACTGGCGCTTGAAGTATCGCTTTGCTGGTAAAGAGAAGATGCTTTCTATCGGCGTGTATCCCGATGTCTCATTGGCTGATGCGCGCGAGAAAAGAAAGGAAGCACGCAAAACGTTAGCCTCTGGTGGCGACCCCGGAGAAGTGAAGAAGGCTGAAAAGCTGTCGCAAAAGCTTTCTATCGCAAACACCTTCGGAGCTATCGCCCGCGAATGGCATCAGCATAAGGCCGACCGTTGGTCGTTACGTTACCGTGAGGAAATTATCGATACCTTCGAGAAAGACATTTTCCCTCATATCGGCAAACGCCCTATTGCTGAGATCAAGCCGATGGAGTTGCTGGAAACCTTACGACGGATGGAGAAACGTGGGGCATTGGAAAAAATGCGCAAGGTACGGCAGCGCTGCGGGGAGGTTTTCCGCTACGCCATTGTTACCGGGCGTGCTGAGTACAACCCCGCGCCTGATTTGGCGACAGCATTGGCAACTCCGAAAAAGACGAATTTCCCTTTTCTTAGCGTTGAAGAGCTACCTCATTTCCTCAAAGATCTCGCTGGGTACACCGGTAGCATCATCACCAAAACTGCAACGCAAATCATCATGCTGACAGGGGTTCGTACTCAGGAGCTGCGTTTTGCTCGTTGGCAGGATATCGACTTCGAGAAACGGCTTTGGGAAGTCCCCCCTGAAGTGATGAAGATGAAGCGGCCCCACATCGTTCCGTTGTCTGAGCAGGTAGTGAATTTGTTCTTGTCACTGAAACCTATCACGGGTGCATACTCATTGGTGTTCATTGGGCGAAATGATCGTACGAAGCCGATTTCAAAGGAAAGCGTTAACCAGGTGATTGAGTTGCTTGGTTACAAGGGAAGGCTGACGGGCCACGGCTTTCGCCACACGATGAGCACGATTTTACATGAAAAGGGCTACAACTCGGCTTGGATTGAGACGCAGCTTGCTCATGTGGATAAGAACGCGATTCGTGGAGCTTACAACCATGCGCAGTATCTGGATGGCAGGAGAGAGATGATGCAGTGGTATGCGGATAATCTTGAATCAATGTTGGATAGTGAAATGTTACCACGCAGATCATTCAGCAAGAGCGCATAA